The Vitis vinifera cultivar Pinot Noir 40024 chromosome 12, ASM3070453v1 genome has a segment encoding these proteins:
- the LOC100267365 gene encoding uncharacterized protein LOC100267365, which produces MDRVFQRLRNLDAYPKINEDFYSRTFSGGLITLISSIVMLFLFFSELRLYLHTVTETKLVVDTSRGGTLRINFDVTFPAVPCSVLTLDAMDISGEQHHDIKHDIVKKRIDAHGNVVAVRQDGIGGPQIEKPLQRHGGRLEHNEKYCGSCYGAEVTDDDCCNSCDEVREAYRKKGWGMTNPDLIDQCKREGFVQKVKEEEGEGCNVYGFLEVNKVAGNFHFSPGKGFYQSNIHVNDLLAISKDGYNISHRINKLAFGDHFPGVVNPLDGAQWFQDAPDGMYQYFIKVVPTIYTDIRGHTIQSNQFSVTEHFRSAEPGRPHSLPGVYFFYDLSPIKVTSKEEHSSFLHFMTNICAIVGGIFTVSGIIDSFVYHGHRAIKKKMELGKFS; this is translated from the exons ATGGATAGGGTGTTCCAGAGGCTTCGGAATCTCGACGCTTACCCTAAAATCAATGAGGATTTCTACAGCCGCACCTTCTCCGGTGGCCTTATCACGCTAATCTCCTCCATCGTTAtgctcttcctcttcttctctgAGCTCA GACTATACCTCCACACAGTTACAGAAACAAAACTTGTGGTCGATACTTCAAGAGGAGGAACACTTCGCATCAAT TTTGATGTGACTTTTCCTGCCGTTCCttgttcggtactcactctTGATGCCATGGATATTAGTGGAGAACAGCATCATGATATA AAACATGATATTGTGAAGAAAAGAATTGATGCCCATGGTAATGTGGTAGCAGTTAGGCAAGATGGAATTGGTGGCCCTCAG ATTGAAAAGCCGTTACAAAGACATGGTGGCAGGCTTGAACACAATGAAAAATATTGTGGTTCATGCTATGGAGCAGAAGTG ACGGATGATGATTGTTGTAATTCATGTGATGAAGTTCGTGAAGCATATAGAAAGAAAGGTTGGGGGATGACAAATCCAGATTTGATTGATCAG tgCAAAAGAGAAGGCTTTGTCCAAAAGGTTAAAGAGGAAGAAGGTGAAGGATGCAATGTCTATGGCTTTTTAGAAGTTAATAAAGTTGCAGGAAACTTTCATTTTTCACCTGGGAAAGGCTTTTACCAGTCAAATATTCATGTGAATGATTTGCTGGCTATTTCGAAGGATGGTTATAAT ATAAGTCACAGGATCAATAAATTAGCTTTTGGAGACCATTTCCCTGGTGTTGTAAATCCCCTTGATGG GGCACAATGGTTTCAAGATGCACCTGATGGAATGTACCAGTATTTCATCAAG GTGGTTCCTACTATCTACACCGACATTAGAGGGCACACTATTCAGTCAAATCAG TTCTCTGTCACAGAGCATTTTAGGAGTGCAGAACCTGGTCGCCCACACTCTCTTCCTGGAGTGTACTTCTTTTATGACCTTTCTCCAATTAAG GTTACTTCCAAAGAGGAACACTCGTCATTCCTACACTTCATGACAAATATTTGTGCCATAGTTGGAG GTATTTTCACAGTTTCAGGTATAATAGACTCATTCGTGTACCATGGTCATAGGGCAATCAAGAAGAAGATGGAACTTGGGAAATTCAGCTGA